In the Gossypium arboreum isolate Shixiya-1 chromosome 10, ASM2569848v2, whole genome shotgun sequence genome, one interval contains:
- the LOC108451314 gene encoding uncharacterized protein LOC108451314: MELHHHFSHQHPLEFIEDHNLKSEKANCSGCGELVSGPSFSGTECGFYLDKKCFEATSEVNHPFHEHPLVLQFNSQRLPCQICQITQPRGLVYCCSPCEFAIHIACVERPTIINHPCHRHHPLILQLNLKSLLCQICRETQALLPAYYCSACKFGLHVKCVSPKPTIKGEIHEHPFTLFWRQVPFICDACGTSGDCISYICSPCGLIVHENCISLQPIIKRFPRHGHSICHTFILGQYEIKSWKCKICHEEVNSKHGCYCCSDCNYVVHANCALEDYRWYNIFDDEIGEAGELLNNSAFAVIKETKLGENPAIPTEIKHLSHPHNLIFSNDIKDDKYCDGCVLFISTSFYHCAQCDFFLHKSCAELPKKMFDWRHRHQRPLTLKLHADFLCPQCVFLFNNCFSYDCNVCEARHCVRCIQFSDTPTCQGHEHRLLRYEKYEGQCNGCGNYLQYAYACKECNFAVEYGCLTLPDKIQHNCDEHPLMLTYGEDNIYSEYHYCDICEKGRNPSHWFYRCASCDYSVHKNCVINRYVYMKLRKTYTIKDHPHPLTFTRKVYDYPPECHKCEEHCKDLSAECLENGCHYIVHWKCIDPHREDILWLLRQRGS, from the coding sequence ATGGAGCTTCACCACCATTTTAGCCATCAACATCCTTTGGAGTTCATCGAAGATCACAACCTTAAAAGTGAGAAGGCTAATTGCTCAGGATGTGGGGAGTTGGTCTCAGGTCCAAGCTTTAGTGGTACAGAGTGTGGGTTTTACCTTGACAAGAAATGCTTCGAGGCCACTTCAGAGGTAAATCATCCCTTTCATGAACATCCTCTAGTTTTACAATTCAACAGTCAGCGTCTCCCTTGTCAAATTTGCCAAATAACCCAACCTAGGGGACTTGTCTATTGTTGTTCACCTTGTGAGTTTGCCATTCATATTGCATGTGTTGAGCGACCAACTATAATTAACCACCCTTGTCACCGTCACCATCCTCTTATTCTACAGCTTAATTTGAAATCTCTTCTCTGTCAAATCTGTCGGGAAACACAAGCTTTGTTACCTGCTTATTATTGTTCCGCATGCAAGTTTGGACTTCATGTTAAATGTGTCTCTCCAAAACCTACTATCAAAGGTGAAATTCATGAACACCCATTCACCTTGTTTTGGAGACAAGTCCCATTTATTTGTGATGCTTGTGGAACAAGCGGAGATTGTATCTCTTATATTTGTTCTCCATGTGGCCTTATAGTTCATGAAAATTGCATTTCATTGCAACCCATCATCAAAAGGTTTCCACGACATGGTCACTCAATTTGCCACACATTCATCCTTGGGCAATATGAGATCAAATCATGGAAATGCAAGATTTGCCATGAGGAGGTGAATTCGAAGCATGGGTGTTACTGTTGTTCTGATTGTAATTATGTTGTCCATGCAAATTGTGCATTAGAAGATTACAGATGGTACAATATATTCGACGATGAGATTGGAGAAGCGGGTGAGTTGCTTAACAACTCAGCCTTTGCTGTTATTAAAGAGACCAAGCTTGGAGAAAATCCTGCAATACCCACAGAGATAAAACATTTAAGCCATCCTCACAACTTAATTTTCAGCAATGATATTAAGGATGATAAATATTGTGATGGCTGCGTGTTGTTCATCTCGACTTCATTTTACCATTGTGCACAATGTGATTTCTTTCTCCATAAATCATGTGCCGAATTGCCTAAGAAGATGTTCGATTGGCGTCATAGGCACCAACGTCCCCTCACTCTTAAGTTACATGCTGATTTTTTGTGTCCTCAATGTGTATTTCTGTTCAATAACTGTTTCTCCTATGATTGTAATGTGTGTGAGGCGCGTCACTGCGTTCGTTGTATTCAATTTTCGGATACCCCCACATGTCAAGGGCATGAACACCGCCTTTTACGTTACGAAAAGTATGAAGGGCAATGCAATGGCTGTGGAAATTATCTACAGTATGCGTATGCTTGCAAAGAGTGCAACTTTGCTGTGGAATACGGTTGTCTTACGCTTCCCGATAAGATTCAACACAACTGTGACGAACATCCGCTCATGCTCACATATGGTGAAGACAACATTTATTCAGAGTACCATTACTGCGATATTTGTGAAAAAGGAAGAAATCCAAGCCATTGGTTTTATCGCTGTGCAAGTTGTGATTATTCGGTTCATAAAAATTGTGTTATTAATCGATACGTATATATGAAGCTCAGGAAGACTTACACAATAAAGGATCATCCACACCCACTCACTTTCACCCGAAAGGTCTATGACTACCCTCCTGAATGCCATAAATGTGAGGAGCACTGCAAAGATCTATCTGCTGAGTGTCTAGAGAATGGGTGTCACTACATTGTTCATTGGAAATGTATAGACCCTCATAGAGAAGATATCTTATGGTTGTTGCGACAAAGAGGTTCATGA
- the LOC108451315 gene encoding uncharacterized protein LOC108451315, producing MELHHHFSHEHPLEFIEERNLKSKKANCSGCGELVSGPSYSCTECEFYLDKKCFEASSEVNHPFHPNHGLKLLASPPYIGSWAICDFCDKRCEQFVYHCSCKLDFHIKCALFSKIIAENKVGELEGVSQKDLLVSPENGSEELEETECFACRKPLLDSPYISFDSRFHLHKKCLDLPIEVNHLFHSQHPLVLQFNSQRLPCQICKTTQPRGLVYCCSPCEFAIHIACVERPTRINHPCHRHHPLILQLNLKSLLCQICRETQALSPAYYCSACKFGLHVKCVSPKPSIKGEIHEHPFSLFWRQVPFICDACGTSGDYISYICSPCGLIVHESCISLQPIIKRFPRHGHPISHTFIPGQYEIKSWKCKICNEEVNSKHGCYCCYDCNYVVHANCAMENYRWYKIFDDEIEEMGDLLNNSAFVVIRETKLGENDVIPTEIKHLSHPHNLIFSNDVKDDIYCDGCVLFISTSFYHCAHCNFFLHKSCAELPKKMYDWSHVHQRPLTLTFHADFLCISCRYLFNNCFSYDCNVCGLPSCFCCVRFSDTPTCQGHERRLFLYGKYEGQCNGCGNNLEYAYACKQCNFAVEYGCLTLPDKIQHKCDEHPLMLTYGEENIYSEYHYCEICEKRRNPSRWFYRCAICDNSVHKDCVLNAYSYMKLGKTYTAKDHPHPLTFTRKVYDYPPKCHICEEHCEDLSAECLENGCNYIVHWKCIDPYREDILYWSRWWPKGEDKEVHD from the coding sequence ATGGAGCTTCATCACCATTTTAGCCATGAACATCCTTTAGAGTTCATCGAAGAGCGCAACCTTAAAAGTAAGAAGGCTAATTGTTCAGGATGTGGGGAGCTGGTATCAGGTCCAAGCTATAGTTGTACGGAGTGTGAGTTTTACCTTGACAAGAAATGCTTCGAGGCCTCCTCAGAGGTAAATCACCCCTTTCATCCCAACCATGGCCTTAAACTTTTAGCAAGTCCACCGTACATAGGTTCATGGGctatttgtgatttttgtgacaAAAGATGTGAGCAATTTGTTTATCATTGTTCATGTAAGTTAGACTTTCATATAAAATGTgctttgttttcaaaaatcattgCTGAAAATAAGGTAGGGGAGCTTGAAGGTGTTTCCCAAAAAGATCTATTGGTCTCTCCTGAAAATGGTTCCGAGGAACTTGAAGAAACCGAGTGCTTTGCATGTAGGAAGCCATTACTAGATTCTCCATACATTTCTTTTGATTCTAGATTTCATTTGCATAAAAAATGTCTTGATCTACCTATTGAAGTCAATCATCTTTTTCATAGCCAACACCCTCTAGTTTTACAATTCAATAGTCAGCGTCTCCCTTGTCAAATTTGCAAAACAACCCAACCTAGGGGACTTGTCTATTGTTGTTCACCTTGTGAATTTGCCATTCATATTGCCTGTGTTGAGCGACCAACTAGAATTAACCACCCTTGTCACCGTCACCATCCTCTTATTCTACAGCTTAATTTGAAATCTCTTCTCTGTCAAATCTGTCGGGAAACACAAGCTTTGTCACCTGCTTATTATTGTTCCGCATGCAAGTTTGGACTTCATGTTAAATGTGTCTCTCCAAAACCTAGTATCAAAGGTGAAATTCATGAACACCCATTCTCCTTGTTTTGGAGACAAGTCCCATTCATTTGTGATGCTTGTGGAACAAGCGGAGATTATATCTCTTATATTTGTTCTCCATGTGGCCTTATAGTTCATGAAAGTTGCATTTCATTGCAACCCATCATCAAAAGGTTTCCACGACATGGTCACCCAATTTCCCACACATTCATCCCTGGGCAATATGAGATCAAATCATGGAAATGCAAGATTTGCAATGAGGAGGTGAATTCGAAGCATGGCTGTTACTGTTGTTATGATTGTAATTACGTTGTCCATGCAAATTGTGCAATGGAAAATTACAGATGGTACAAGATATTCGACGATGAGATTGAAGAAATGGGTGACTTGCTTAACAATTCAGCCTTCGTTGTTATTAGAGAGACCAAACTTGGAGAAAATGATGTAATACCCACAGAGATAAAACATTTAAGCCATCCTCACAACTTAATTTTCAGCAATGATGTTAAGGATGATATATATTGCGATGGCTGCGTGTTGTTCATCTCTACTTCATTTTACCATTGTGCACATTGTAATTTCTTTCTCCATAAATCATGTGCTGAATTGCCTAAGAAGATGTACGATTGGAGTCATGTGCACCAACGTCCCCTCACTCTTACGTTTCATGCTGATTTTTTGTGTATTTCATGTAGATATCTGTTCAATAACTGTTTCTCCTATGATTGTAATGTCTGTGGGTTGCCTTCCTGCTTCTGTTGTGTTCGATTCTCGGATACCCCTACGTGTCAAGGGCATGAACGCCGCCTTTTCCTTTACGGTAAGTATGAAGGGCAATGCAATGGCTGTGGAAATAATCTAGAGTATGCGTATGCTTGCAAACAGTGCAACTTTGCCGTGGAATACGGTTGTCTTACGCTTCCGGACAAGATTCAACACAAGTGTGACGAACATCCCCTCATGCTCACATATGGTGAGGAAAACATTTATTCAGAGTACCATTACTGTGAAATTTGCGAAAAAAGAAGAAATCCAAGCCGTTGGTTTTACCGCTGTGCAATTTGTGACAATTCAGTCCATAAAGATTGTGTTCTTAATGCATACTCATATATGAAGCTCGGAAAGACCTACACAGCAAAAGATCACCCACACCCACTCACTTTCACTCGGAAGGTCTATGACTACCCTCCTAAATGCCATATATGTGAGGAGCATTGTGAAGATCTATCTGCTGAGTGTCTAGAGAATGGGTGTAACTACATTGTTCATTGGAAATGTATAGACCCTTATAGAGAGGATATCTTATATTGGTCGAGGTGGTGGCCAAAGGGAGAAGACAAAGAGGTTCATGATTGA